In one window of Ptiloglossa arizonensis isolate GNS036 chromosome 5, iyPtiAriz1_principal, whole genome shotgun sequence DNA:
- the LOC143146626 gene encoding uncharacterized protein LOC143146626 isoform X1, with protein MPRKENTKAKTWERDRRKRMNTYFKTLADLLPPHQEGRKRNKVDILIHASKYIKDLHSRTDELFSAHASEAHKEELARLKKLVTQLFSRTQLLSTLLREAGISVPAEPALEKISPLKWSNKINVGDAEKYFSKIEEIKSSENRREKSADLKVPSKRKSVNSSQSSNKKLVQKGDASKNMNSSIENQENRVNCANSKNDNSDTTDNVSETGSKEPECCQTNTSSDVTAPCQLNGKTNNALQKAESQKKIKKKAKKKDGKKSLTPCINNSVTNLTPNTLILSGGKLMPLVTPMASNIVVNTQQQPANPIILSNTQQSQMIVMQPLTNRVQNSVVSICNQALINTVQKVTLNTVPNIRANMVVDSQNWASNVKNIVNATKIGGHKGILPKGKEVTKTTMTYKVPIPAVHKEKSEKPKELTSKKDTEVKSKTNKNYTKNAKTQQSVEAVDEKNEKEKTEKSIEDINSPQKGSLKRPSSTEVEFTDETVDKKRKTNEHGESTVKVHSVPVSKADFAVTCKSIESLKHVIEKIGEDTNEGEDKGPIVDQSNEKESSSETNVECSVPLFTPSVSHEVVSDFSKSEDALKSDNVQCETKEDQDASISGTVSPVTFSEEHLKSGNEVVSVSPDTEFSIPIDNTLEKSSNNIDQPNTKSSLTEVEEVVQESVGSKKMKEVCNLSTEFDNLLQVTPKKSEAVEGTTNLENNKIILNLDTNTTTTLKPETNTTVQTSDTAVQSSSLLPVSIVEDESKLAKTSKDEIPKASLSYNTENSFVPINNRADGLHSDLSNDIFASLQVPSSSHNSESISPTAAFLMAFPLVSSLNGKTEVLEEEMKEDFKYHSQTPPMLLQIGAMEPNSFKIKSSSPSHTIAEKRLKVTCEEKKNVNPPVSETVNSEIIVSVECSPTMKALPKVVNDEPLSEPYKIVQSVLPSLEKSASSNSFSHTTTYPTASVSATTSISTNTETGENCQSQLTTSLRNAITNTTTESIIASHIDTASSSNKTDQTTCPISSSTCDTSVRYTSSQDFLSSYSTVVDNNLNNLQQNSTVCNNETIQGVTSAGLMQNVAPDVSQASLVSHLANTTTTTNTSLRLQSMQMDYTSQMKDKDSHNSRVAYGVHDKDPLVDSNIVPNNRLNYSDHVDRVLPTSSQNMQPDYSIQSKDVSLPILSSQGMQTVYDSQPKDTHVLTTQQSTHQSYTVHEKDHIVQNSHNDYSVDQNKNLPRKNSISYSTGTGNANASNRNQSYSSKNSIPNSSENHFQRSYPKMNKDTDSSANNIVDQDAKLNNVLRSKQQESQDHRRDANYTSTKKIDVVPFAQTFSYGVKESINTQAEQNVLNTNNVFQGKRENTQNYSSYSNKDMKKINTSSSNTMSSKPLIQNVPVTRYSQQSTSFVVTSNYEPSTVTENHAKSTTTVAHNSSNFSILSWTTLSPVGGSGNNNLVQFEQGPSQTDNTEEKTICENYNYVPLHKENANFSNVLTNDVYSANSTVANIDKTRMKSGMEQQKQSFVDPSKARNIQANVPPSGKQNRIQNQSQAASGTNDYKFSTENKNKSKYGMESEYIQNGYSGMEQQQQQHGPKSHQSMPTKQDKAVYPMSTYDSQVNFDLPEVSTQMKYSVETYASSNFKYPDKSQQQNQNKYQSLVQGQIPSLQHDSVTYTNDGKHGQQQSATKSKGNQQQHAIRAPVNWMMTPEIKHNANIADIILPPIGKELDFCQNNLFAQTPSYNQGTPNQFYNNYDVAAHSFPNLPVLQSEPKRTSEVFYSEEQPFPWSPTKTSVHVEQTQPVKGIDQHIVPSSLPTLVGDLDLGTNIPEKQNFLFGQVPSRVPSDQSKDPTKDKEGNVTGRDFHTVLNSQTVQHPGAGPSFLSVSQLVEHEKAEKSHQQHHQQHHHHHHHHHHHAHQHQQQQQQQQQQQQQQQQQQQQQQQQQQQQARKHQRKSNASPRGNSKRQMDIRKQTSGNDQLHQRHEEQKSSAHTFSEQGYQQQQQKYQQNNVHWRSRNCKSNYTAEALIGTNSSVHDAIQDKHASIKFTTNYPQNKFQTSLPTADAVMPINYFSNADDGSGYGQMVNQNFNSYTYSSNTNIYPTSNFITSISNTPTSYMMPLHDNTDYMEANAFLLSNVATSSTATSSTTSTVTTSTSNVNTNTKNHQHYGKHQNCDKRTYSTNAKKGKRKGLDGTMQNLEFPLSGINSPLEDYHHSATFLPPPPPPHASPLYQNHPQANAYTKAMNGLPPPPSVAGPQGVPTVAAAGFPMNPNMPRGGIVSSNPMTMSHHPSGTSLTNFNLSTIFPEMNDKITGYKPPNGIPPGLSQPPNQSTAYAQRTNYPTNPLCHLPQVCLTDKKLNNLFKLKLNMCIFFRYQKEVNLLIAFLLLPLHLLLE; from the exons ATGCCACGAAAGGAGAACAC CAAAGCGAAAACATGGGAGCGAGACAGAAGAAAACGTATGAACACATACTTCAAAACACTGGCAGATCTTCTGCCGCCTCATCAAGAAGGTCGCAAACGCAACAAGGTCGACATTCTGATCCATGCTTCAAAGTACATCAAAGACCTCCATAGTCGCACTGACGAATTATTCTCTGCTCATGCTTCTGAAGCGCACA AGGAAGAATTGGCTCGTCTCAAAAAACTAGTAACTCAGCTTTTCTCTCGCACGCAGTTACTGTCGACGCTGTTGCGAGAGGCTGGAATCTCCGTACCTGCAGAACCGGCTCTCGAAAAGATATCTCCGTTAAAATGGtcaaataaaattaatgtagGAGATGCGGAGAAATATTTCAGTAAAATAGAAGAAA TAAAAAGTTCTGAAAATAGGAGGGAGAAGTCCGCTGACCTTAAAGTGCCTTCTAAGAGGAAATCAGTAAATTCTTCTCAATCGTCTAACAAAAAGTTGGTGCAAAAAGGTGATGCTTCTAAGAATATGAATAGTTCGATTGAAAATCAAGAAAATCGAGTAAACTGTGCAAACAGTAAGAATGACAATTCAGATACAACGGACAATGTATCAGAAACTGGATCAAAAGAACCAGAATGCTGCCAAACAAATACAA gTTCTGACGTAACAGCCCCTTGCCAACTGAATGGCAAAACGAATAATG CATTACAGAAAGCAGAGTCCcaaaaaaagataaagaaaaaagcaaaaaagaagGATGGAAAAAAATCTTTAACGCCATGTATAAATAACTCTGTTACTAATTTGACACCAAACACTCTCATACTGTCTGGCGGTAAATTAATGCCTTTGGTAACTCCTATGGCTTCGAACATAGTTGTAAATACTCAACAACAACCAGCAAATCCCATAATTCTTAGCAATACTCAGCAGAGTCAAATGATCGTCATGCAACCATTAACGAATCGTGTACAAAATTCTGTTGTCTCTATCTGCAATCAGGCTTTAATTAACACAGTACAAAAGGTCACGTTAAATACAGTTCCGAATATCCGTGCAAATATGGTTGTGGATTCACAAAATTGGGCATCTAACGTGAAGAACATAGTGAATGCGACGAAAATTGGCGGTCACAAAGGCATCCTACCCAAGGGCAAAGAAGTTACAAAAACGACGATGACGTACAAAGTTCCTATTCCGGCGGTTCACAAAGAAAAGTCAGAAAAACCAAAAGAACTGACGAGTAAAAAGGACACTGAAGTTAAATCTAAAACGAATAAGAATTATACAAAGAACGCTAAAACTCAACAGTCTGTAGAAGCAGTGGATgagaaaaacgagaaagaaaaaaccgAAAAAAGTATCGAAGATATAAATTCGCCACAAAAAGGATCACTTAAGCGTCCTTCAAGCACAGAAGTTGAATTTACCGATGAAACTGTTGATAAAAAACGAAAGACAAACGAACACGGTGAAAGTACCGTTAAAGTGCATTCAGTACCTGTCTCGAAAGCGGATTTCGCTGTGACTTGTAAATCTATCGAAAGTTTAAAACATGTAATAGAGAAGATAGGCGAGGACACGAATGAAGGTGAAGACAAAGGTCCTATTGTGGATCAGTCAAATGAAAAAGAATCCTCTTCCGAAACAAACGTAGAATGTTCAGTTCCATTGTTTACTCCTAGTGTTAGCCATGAGGTTGTTTCTGATTTTTCAAAGTCAGAAGATGCTTTAAAGTCGGACAATGTGCAATGTGAAACCAAGGAAGATCAGGATGCATCAATTTCAGGTACCGTGTCACCGGTTACTTTCTCAGAGGAGCATTTAAAATCTGGCAACGAAGTTGTATCAGTTTCTCCGGACACTGAGTTCAGTATTCCTATCGACAATACACTGGAAAAGTCAAGTAATAATATTGATCAGCCTAATACCAAGTCATCCTTAACGGAAGTTGAAGAGGTCGTTCAAGAATCTGTAGGATCTAAGAAAATGAAAGAAGTGTGCAATCTTAGCACTGAGTTCGACAATCTATTACAAGTAACACCTAAAAAATCAGAAGCTGTTGAAGGCACAACGAACTTAGAAAACAATAAAATCATTTTAAATCTTGACACGAATACCACGACGACGTTGAAACCGGAAACAAATACGACGGTACAGACATCCGACACCGCAGTACAGTCGTCATCGTTACTTCCAGTTAGTATAGTGGAGGACGAGTCCAAGTTAGCTAAGACATCAAAGGATGAGATACCAAAAGCATCACTGTCGTACAACACAGAGAATTCTTTTGTGCCTATCAATAACAGAGCCGATGGTCTTCACTCGGACCTCTCGAACGACATATTTGCTTCTCTTCAAGTTCCTTCTAGCTCGCACAATTCTGAGTCAATATCTCCTACTGCAGCGTTCCTAATGGCATTCCCTTTGGTCTCCTCATTGAACGGTAAAACTGAGGTTCTGGAGGAGGAAATGAAAGAAGACTTTAAGTATCACAGTCAAACTCCGCCCATGCTTCTACAAATTGGAGCAATGGAACCCAATAGTTTCAAAATAAAATCCTCATCACCATCACATACGATTGCAGAGAAACGTTTGAAGGTGACAtgtgaggagaaaaaaaatgtaaatccgCCTGTAAGTGAGACAGTAAATTCGGAGATTATCGTTTCCGTGGAATGCAGTCCAACCATGAAGGCGTTACCCAAGGTCGTGAACGATGAACCCCTCAGTGAACCTTACAAGATCGTCCAGAGTGTATTGCCCTCTTTGGAAAAATCTGCTTCTTCAAATTCCTTCTCCCACACGACTACCTACCCTACCGCGAGCGTGTCAGCCACTACTTCGATCAGTACTAATACAGAAACAGGAGAAAATTGTCAGAGTCAGCTCACGACCAGCCTACGAAACGCGATCACCAATACGACCACTGAAAGTATCATTGCTTCTCACATTGACACTGCCTCCAGCTCGAATAAAACGGACCAGACCACTTGTCCAATTTCATCTTCAACTTGTGACACCAGTGTTCGCTATACCTCCTCCCAAGACTTTCTGTCAAGCTACTCAACAGTTGTCGATAACAATTTAAACAATCTACAACAGAATTCAACTGTCTGTAACAATGAAACTATTCAAGGCGTGACTTCTGCTGGACTTATGCAGAATGTAGCACCTGACGTGTCTCAGGCATCCCTGGTTTCCCATTTGGCCaatacaacaacaacaacaaatacTTCGTTGCGATTGCAGTCCATGCAGATGGATTATACGTCCCAGATGAAGGATAAAGATTCTCACAATTCTCGTGTTGCTTATGGGGTTCATGACAAAGATCCTTTAGTGGATTCCAACATTGTACCCAACAATCGCCTCAATTATAGTGATCATGTTGACAGAGTTCTTCCTACTTCCTCTCAGAACATGCAACCGGACTATTCTATACAGTCCAAAGATGTATCtcttcctattctttcttcccaAGGTATGCAAACTGTTTATGACTCACAACCTAAAGACACTCATGTCCTAACTACTCAACAAAGCACTCACCAGTCCTACACAGTTCATGAAAAGGATCATATTGTTCAGAACTCTCATAATGATTACTCTGTAGATCAGAACAAGAATTTGCCTCGAAAGAATTCTATATCTTATTCTACAGGAACTGGTAATGCAAATGCATCCAATAGGAATCAGAGCTATTCTTCGAAAAACTCAATACCCAACTCATCTGAGAATCATTTCCAACGCAGTTATCCCAAAATGAATAAGGATACTGACTCTTCTGCCAATAATATTGTAGACCAGGATGCAAAATTGAATAATGTTTTGAGGTCAAAGCAGCAGGAATCACAGGACCATAGACGTGACGCAAATTACACTTCTACAAAGAAGATAGATGTTGTTCCGTTTGCTCAGACATTTTCCTATGGAGTGAAAGAGTCTATAAATACACAGGCTGAACAAAATGTGCTGAATACCAATAACGTATTTCAAGGAAAGCGAGAGAATACTCAGAATTACAGTTCTTATTCTAACAAGGACATGAAAAAGATTAATACCAGTTCTTCAAATACTATGAGTAGTAAACCTCTGATTCAAAATGTGCCTGTAACACGATACTCACAGCAATCAACGTCTTTTGTCGTCACGTCCAACTATGAGCCGAGTACCGTCACTGAGAATCACGCGAAGTCGACAACCACGGTTGCTCACAATTCTTCCAACTTTAGCATTTTATCTTGGACTACTTTGTCACCTGTTGGCGGAAGTGGTAACAATAATTTGGTACAATTCGAGCAAGGACCGAGTCAAACGGACAACACAGAGGAAAAAACTAtctgtgaaaattataattacgtTCCTTTGCACAAGGAAAATGCAAACTTTTCTAATGTATTGACGAACGACGTTTATTCAGCTAATTCGACTGTGGCTAATATTGACAAAACGAGGATGAAATCTGGTATGGAACAGCAAAAGCAATCATTCGTTGATCCCTCGAAAGCAAGAAATATTCAGGCAAACGTCCCTCCATCTGGAAAACAGAATCGCATACAAAATCAAAGCCAAGCAGCATCCGGTACTAATGATTATAAGTTTAGCACGGAAAATAAAAACAAGTCCAAGTATGGTATGGAGTCAGAGTATATTCAAAATGGGTATTCTGGAATggaacagcagcaacaacaacatggACCAAAAAGCCATCAGTCTATGCCTACAAAACAGGACAAAGCTGTGTATCCAATGTCCACTTATGACTCTCAAGTGAACTTTGACCTGCCTGAAGTTAGTACACAAATGAAGTATTCTGTGGAGACCTATGCTAGTTCGAATTTCAAGTATCCCGACAAATCGCAGCAGCAGAATCAAAATAAGTATCAGTCTTTGGTTCAAGGGCAAATTCCCTCTCTTCAACATGATAGTGTTACATATACTAACGATGGTAAACATGGACAACAGCAAAGTGCTACAAAGTCGAAAGGAAACCAACAACAGCATGCTATCAGAGCTCCTGTAAACTGGATGATGACACCAGAGATTAAACACAATGCAAACATTGCTGACATTATTTTACCACCAATTGGCAAGGAACTTGATTTTTGTCAGAACAATTTGTTTGCTCAGACTCCCTCATACAATCAAGGCACACCAAATCAATTTTATAACAACTACGATGTGGCTGCCCATAGCTTCCCGAATTTACCAGTTCTTCAAAGCGAACCGAAAAGAACGTCAGAGGTATTTTACTCTGAGGAACAACCATTTCCTTGGTCTCCCACAAAAACCAGTGTTCATGTGGAACAAACTCAACCAGTTAAGGGTATAGATCAGCATATTGTTCCCTCTAGTCTTCCAACTCTGGTCGGTGATTTGGATTTAGGTACCAATATACCTGAAAAACAGAATTTCTTATTTGGTCAAGTACCATCGAGAGTTCCATCTGATCAGAGTAAAGACCCTACCAAAGATAAAGAAGGAAATGTCACGGGTCGTGATTTTCATACTGTATTAAATAGTCAGACTGTTCAACATCCAGGAGCTGGGCCTTCTTTCCTTTCTGTAAGCCAACTGGTCGAACATGAGAAAGCTGAGAAGTCACACCAACAACACCATCAAcaacatcatcatcatcatcaccaccaccatcatcatGCTCATCAGcatcagcagcaacagcaacagcagcaacaacaacaacaacaacagcagcagcagcaacaacaacagcagcagcagcagcaacaacaggcTAGAAAACATCAGAGAAAAAGTAATGCTAGTCCTAGGGGAAATAGTAAACGACAAATGGACATACGAAAACAAACTTCAGGTAATGATCAGTTACATCAGAGGCACGAAGAACAAAAATCTTCTGCTCACACCTTCTCAGAACAGGGAtaccaacagcagcagcagaaaTACCAACAGAATAATGTTCACTGGAGAAGCAGGAATTGCAAGAGCAATTATACTGCAGAAGCATTGATAGGAACCAATAGCAGTGTTCATGATGCAATCCAAGATAAACATGCCTCCATAAAGTTTACCACCAACTATCCTCAGAACAAATTTCAAACTAGCCTGCCTACTGCAGATGCAGTTATGccgattaattatttttcaaacgcgGATGACGGAAGTGGTTATGGACAGATGGTCAATCAGAACTTCAACTCGTACACGTACTCTTCCAACACAAATATCTATCCTACTTCGAATTTTATAACCAGCATATCGAATACTCCCACCAGCTACATGATGCCACTGCACGATAACACCGATTATATGGAAGCAAATGCCTTTCTTCTGTCGAATGTGGCAACCTCCTCGACTGCCACTTCGTCGACCACATCCACTGTGACAACTTCAACTTCCAATGTAAATACCAACACGAAGAACCACCAGCATTATGGGAAAcaccagaactgtgacaaaCGGACATATTCAACAAACGCGAAGAAAGGGAAGAGGAAAGGTCTGGATGGAACTATGCAGAATTTGGAGTTCCCTCTTTCTGGCATTAATTCACCCCTTGAAGATTATCATCACTCTGCCACGTTCTTACCACCACCCCCGCCACCACATGCTAGCCCGCTTTATCAAAATCATCCACAGGCAAACGCGTATACGAAAGCAATGAATGGTTTACCACCACCACCTTCAGTGGCTGGTCCGCAAGGCGTGCCCACGGTAGCAGCGGCTGGTTTTCCAATGAATCCAAACATGCCAAGAGGAGGAATCGTTTCCAGCAATCCAATGACCATGAGTCATCATCCCTCAGGCACTAGTCTTACCAACTTCAATTTGAGTACTATATTCCCTGAGATGAACGATAAA atAACTGGATATAAACCACCGAATGGTATACCACCTGGTTTGTCGCAGCCACCAAACCAATCCACAGCTTATGCGCAGAGAACCAATTACCCAACAAACCCTCTCTGTCATTTGCCACAGGTTTGTCTTACAgacaaaaaattgaataatctgtttaaattaaaattaaacatgtgtattttctttagGTATCAGAAGGAAGTCAATTTGCTAATAGcgttcctcctcctccccctccacctcctcctggaGTAA